The DNA window GTATTGGGTTGCAGTTGTACGCCCGGGCCGTATGATATTCGAGGCAGAAGGTGTACCACTAGAGGTTGCCAAAGAGGCTTTGCGCCTTGCTGCACAAAAGTTACCTGTGCAAACCAGGTTTGTAACGCGTAGGGATTACGCAGAGGCATAAATAAGTTTGAGGTTTTGAGTAGTGAGTTATGAGAACTCAGCACTCAGAACTCAGAACTCAAAACTATTAAAGAAATGAAGAACTCAGAAATTATAGGGCTTACGACTGAAGAATTAACAGCAAAGCTCAGCGAGGAGAAAACAACGCTCACTAAACTGAAATTTGCTCATGCAGTTTCGGCTATTGAAAATCCGAGCCGTATTACAAAAGTGCGCAAGGAGATTGCTCGTTTAAATACTGAAATAACAAAGCGCAAAGCGGCGTCAGCTTCTAATTAATTTTAAGCGTCGGAGGAAACAATGGAAAGAAATTTAAGAAAAACGCGTACCGGCCTGGTAGTAAGCAATAAGATGGAGAAATCTATTGTGGTTGCCGTTGAGCGTAAGGTGAAACACCCTATTTACGGTAAGTTCGTAAAGAAAACTACCAAATTTATGGCTCATGACGAAACCAATACCTGTGGCATTGGCGATACCGTATTGATTATGGAAACCCGCCCGCTGAGCAAGAGCAAAAACTGGAGATTAGTTCAAATTTTAGAAAGGGCTAAATAACATGGTACAGCAAGAGTCAAGATTAAATGTAGCCGATAACAGCGGAGCTAAAGAAGTTTTAGTTATTCGTGTATTAGGCGGTACCGGTAAGCGTTACGCTTCTATCGGTGATAAAATAGTTGTTACCGTAAAAAGCGCCTTACCATCAGGTAACGTTAAAAAGGGTACTGTATCAAAAGCAGTAGTAGTACGCACCAAGAAAGAGATTCGCAGGAAAGATGGTTCGTATATCCGTTTTGACGATAATGCAGCCGTGTTGTTAAACAACCAGGATGAGCCAAGGGGCACACGTATTTTCGGCCCAGTTGCAAGGGAATTACGTGAAAAGCAATTTATGAAAATTGTATCATTAGCACCGGAGGTATTATAATATGGAAAAGAAAGTAACAAAACCAGCCAAATTAAAGCTTCGCAAAGGCGATTTGGTACAGGTGATAGCCGGTGACGCCAAAGGCTCACAAGGCAAGATCGCTGAGGTGATCATTGATAAAAACCGCGCTATTGTAGAAGGCGTTAACATGGTATCTAAACACACCAAACCTAACGCTGCTAATCCTAACGGTGGTATTGTAAAGCAGGAAGCTGCCATACACATTTCTAACCTTGCGCTGGTTGAACCTAAAACAGGCAAAACTACCCGTGTTGGCCGTAAATTAAACGACGCCGGCAAACTAGTAAGGGTATCTAAAAAATCAGGGGAGGAAATTAAGTAATGGCCTACGTACCACGTTTAAAATCAAAATACAAAGAGGAGATCCGCACCGCTTTAAAGGACAAGTTCCAATACAAAAGCGTAATGCAGGTTCCTAAATTAGAGAAGATCGCTATCAACCAGGGTGTTGGCGGTGCTACTACCGATAAAAAACTTATCGAGAACACCATCACTGAGCTAACTACCATTACCGGTCAGCAAGCGGTTGCTTCAAAATCTAAAAAGGATATTTCTAACTTCAAATTACGTAAGAACATGCCAATCGGCGTTCGTGTAACCTTACGTGATAACACTATGTATGAATTCCTTGACCGTTTAATTGCTGTTGCCCTTCCACGTATCCGTGACTTCAAAGGTATCAACGATAAAGGTTTCGATGGCCGCGGTAATTATACTTTAGGTATATCTGAGCAGATCATCTTCCCTGAGATCAACATCGATAAGATCAACAAGATCCAGGGTATGGATATCACCTTTGTAACCTCTGCTACCAACGATGTTGAAGCATTAGAGTTACTTAAGCAATTTGGTTTACCATTTAAAAATCAAACTCCAACTAACAATGGCTAAAGAAGGCGTAAAGGCTCGTGAAGTAAAACGTGCCAAATTAGTAGCAAAATATGCTGAAAAAAGGGCAGCCCTTAAAGCCGCCGGCGATTACGTAGCGTTAGACGCATTACCAAAAGCATCATCACCGGTAAAATTGCACAACCGTTGCAAGCTAACCGGCCGCCCACGTGGTTACATGCGCCAGTTTGGTATCTCTCGTGTTACTTTCCGTGAGATGGCACTTGCCGGTAAGATCCCGGGAGTGAAAAAAGCAAGCTGGTAAGCAGTAAATAAAGATCTGAGTTTAAATTCAAAACATACTTCGGTAAGTTTTGAATTTTTTCGTAATTTCGCGGCTCGATTTTTACACAACGAATTAACAGATGGAAGGTCGCCCGGAGGTCCGGGAAGGAAACCACCGTCACTAACAACAAATAATGAATACAGATCCAATCGCAGATTATCTTACTCGAGTAAGGAATGCTATTAAAGCCAACCATAGGGTTGTTGAAATTCCTGCATCAAATCTGAAAAAGGAAATCACTAAAGTGCTTTTCGAAAAAGGTTACATTGCTAATTACAAGTTTGAGGACAACGGCCCTCAAGGCATCATTAAAGTTGCTTTGAAGTACCACCCAATCACTAAAGTTCCTGCTATCCGCAGCGTATCACGTATTAGTAAACCAGGTTTGAGGAAATACGCTGGCATGGATACCCTGCCGCGTGTATTAAATGGTTTAGGTATCGCTATCCTGTCCACTTCTAAAGGTGTTATGACCGATAAAGAGGCCCGCGCACAGAATGTAGGTGGCGAAGTTTTATGCTACGTTTATTAATAGGAGGAAAAAGCAATGTCAAGAATAGGAAAAGCACCTATAGCACTAACCGGCGGAGCCACCGTTACCGTGTCTGCAGATAATGTAGTTACTGTAAAAGGCCCAAAAGGCGAGTTGCACCAGGCTGTTGATAAAGATATCACCATAGAACAGGCTGATGGCCAGTTACTGGTTAAACGCCCAACCGATCAGAAACGCCACAAAGCGCTTCACGGTTTGTACCGCGCATTACTAAACAACATGGTAATTGGCGTAACCGAAGGCTACAAAGTTCAGCAAGAACTTGTAGGTGTGGGTTACCGCGCAACTAACAACGGTAATACATTAGACCTGGTGTTGGGTTATTCTCACCACTATGTGTTTGAATTACCACAGGAAATTAAAGTTACAACTACTGCTGATAAGGGTAAGAACCCAACCATCATCCTGGAGTCTAACGATAAACAATTGATTGGCCAGGTAGCGGCAAAGATCCGTTCACTGCGTACACCAGAGCCTTACAAAGGTAAAGGTATCAAGTTTGTTGGCGAAGTATTGAGAAGAAAAGCAGGTAAATCAGCATCTAAAAAGTAATCGTCATGAAATTATCAAGAAGAGACAGGATTAAAAAAGGCATTCGTAAACGCCTTTCAGGATCAGCAGCCCGCCCACGCTTATCTGTTTACAGGAGCAATAAAGGCATCTACGCGCAAATTATTGACGATGTATCAGGTAAAACTTTAGTATCAGCTTCATCTCTGTCAAAAGAGTTTACCGCTGATGGTAACAAAAGCGATCAATCTACAGCAGTAGGCAAGCTGGTAGCCGAAAAAGCTATCGCAGCAGGCATTAAAGATGTAGTGTTCGACAGGAATGGTTACCTGTACCACGGCCGTGTTAAATCATTGGCAGAAGGTGCACGTGAGGCTGGTTTAAACTTTTAATCGAAAACAGAAATGTCAACAATCAACATAAAGAGAGTAAAATCCAGCGAGATCGAATTAAAAGATCGCCTGGTAAGCATACAGCGTGTAGCCAAAGTAACCAAAGGTGGCCGTACATTCAGCTTTTCTGCTATTGTAGTAGTAGGTGATGAGAACGGTGTTGTAGGTTACGGTTTGGGTAAAGCGAAAGAGGTAACCGAAGCAATTGCTAAAGGTATTGATGATGCTAAAAAGAACCTTGTTAAGGTTCCAATCATTAACAGCACTATCCCTCACGATCAGATTGGTAAGTTCAGCGGTGGTTTTGTCTATATTAAACCAGCAGCTAACGGTACCGGTGTAATTGCAGGTGGTGCGATGCGTGCCGTATTAGAGAGTGCCGGCGTACATAACGTATTGGCAAAATCAAAAGGCTCATCAAACCCGCACAACGTGGTTAAGGCAACCGTATCTGCATTATCGCAGCTGCGCGATGCTCATACAGTTGCTCAACAGCGCGGTATCAGTTTAGGTAAAGTATTTAACGGATAATCAGTCATGTCGAAAATTAAAATAACACAAATAAAAAGCGTTATCGACAGAAGCGAGCGCCAAAAGAAAACTGTTGAGGCATTAGGCCTTAAAAAAATTAACCACAGTGTGGAAGTTGAAGCCACTGCAGCTATTATAGGTATGGTGAAGAAAGTGAACCACCTGGTAGCAGTAGAAAATATCTAATATCATGAACTTAAGTAATCTTAAACCTGCAGAAGGTTCTACCAAGAATAAAAAACGTATTGGCCGTGGTACAGGTAGCGGCCGTGGCGGTACATCAACACGTGGCCACAAAGGTGCGGGTTCACGCTCTGGTACCAGCTCTAAAGTTGGTTTCGAAGGTGGCCAGATGCCATTGCAGCGCCGTGTACCTAAGGTGGGCTTTAAAAACCCTAACCGTGTAGAGTATGTTGGTGTTAACCTTGATGTATTGCAGGCATTAACCGAAAAGTACTCTTTAGAGGCGGTTGATTTTGCAACATTGAAAGAGCACGGCTTAGCATCTCGTAATGACCTGATCAAAATCTTGGGTCGTGGCGAACTGAAAGCTAAATTAAATGTAACTGCACACGCGTTTACTGCTACTGCACAAAAAGCTATTGAAGCAGCCGGCGGCACTATCGTTAAGCTATAATTTCCGATGAAGAAATTTTTCACCACATTATCCAATATCTGGAAAATTGAGGATCTAAGAGTGCGTATTACAAACACACTCTTATTTCTTTTGATATACCGTGTTGGTTCGTTTATCATTTTGCCGGGTGTAAATGCGGCCTCTGTTCAAAACGGCAAAGCTAAAGAAGGCATTGTAGGTTTATTGAACATGTTTGCTGGCGGTTCGTTTTCACGTTCGTCTATTTTTGCGTTGGGTGTAATGCCTTACATTTCTGCATCCATTGTGGTGCAGTTGTTGGGTATAGCAGTGCCTTATTTCACCAAAATGCAAAAAGAGGGTGAAAGCGGCCGTAACAAGTTAAACCAGTGGACACGCTACCTAACAATAGGTATCACTGCTTTACAGGCTATAGGTTACCTTAAATCTCAGGTTAGTCCTGATGCTATGCTTATTGGCAACCCATGGTTCCTGGTACTAAACACGTTTGTGTTAACAGCAGGTACATTGTTTGTAATGTGGCTTGGCGAGAAGATCACCGACAAAGGCATTGGTAACGGTATATCACTCATTATTATGGTGGGTATCATAGCACAGCTTCCAGCTGCGTTCGCTACTGAGTTTCAGTCGCGCACAGGCGGTCCCGGTGGTTTGATCACCTTCATTGTGGAAATTGTGGCCTTATTAGGTGTAGTAATGTTTACCATACTTATTGTACAGGGTACCCGCAAAATTGCGGTACAATATGCAAAACGTATAGTTGGCAATAAGCAATACGGTGGCGTACGCCAGTATATTCCTCTAAAGGTGAATGCTGCGGGTGTAATGCCTATCATCTTCGCCCAGGCGCTGATGTTTATACCTACTACTGTTGCTCAGTTCTTCCCAAATGCGGCTTCAAACGGTATTTTAATATCATTATCAAATTACAATTCATGGCAGCATAACCTGGTATTCGCTATTTTGATCATATTGTTCACTTACTTCTATACAGCTATTACTGTAAACCCGAAGCAAATGAGCGATGATATGAAAAAGAATGGGGGCTTTATACCAGGTGTTGCACCAGGCATCGCAACTACCAACTTTATTGACGAGGTTATCTCTAAGATCACCTTGCCAGGCTCTATCTTCCTAGCTATTGTAGCTATCATACCGGCAATTGCCAGCATGGTAGGTGTTAGCAGCCTGTTTGCAAGGTTCTTTGGTGGTACGTCCCTCATCATCCTTGTAGGTGTTGTGTTAGATACTTTACAGCAGATAGAAAGCCACTTGTTAATGCGCCATTATGACGGATTAATGAAGACCGGTCGTATCAAAGGCCGTTCAAGCGTGCCTACTGCTGCAGGTGCTACGCCGCCAGCCATCTAAAATAAAACATGTCAAAGATCATTTATAAGTCTGTCGAAGAGATAGAACTAATAAGAGAAAGTTCTTTACTTGTTTCCAAGACACACGGGGAAATAGCTAAGGTTATAGGCCCCGGTGTTACTACCCTTGAGCTTAATAAACTTGCCGAAACCTTTATCCGCGACAACGGCGGGGTGCCGGCATTTTTAAATTACAACGGCTTCCCTTATTCTCTTTGCATATCGCTTAACGATCAGGTAGTACATGGTTTTCCTAGTAAACACGAGTTGCGCGAGGGGGACTTGGTATCCGTTGATTGCGGCGTTATCCTTCACAAGTACTATGGCGATTCAGCTTTTACCTTTGCTATTGGTGAGGTAGACGAGCTAACCCAGAAACTTATGCGCGTAACCCGGGAATGTTTAGACCTGGGTGTGGAGAAAGCAGTAGTTGGTATGCGCATCGGCGACATCGGTCATGCCGTACAACAGCATGCCGAAAAGAACGGCTTTGGCGTAGTTAAAGAGCTTGTCGGCCATGGTGTAGGTACACGCCTTCACGAAAAGCCGGAAGTGCCAAACTATGGCAAGCGCGGTAGCGGTACTAAACTGGAAGAAGGTATGGTAATAGCTATTGAGCCTATGATAAACGCCGGCAGGGCAGGTGTTAAGTTTTGGGATGATGGCTGGACAGTATCTACTGTCGACAAAAAGCCATCGGCACATTACGAGCATACGGTGGCTGTAAAGAGGGGCAAGGCCGATGTTTTATCAACGTTTTCTTACATTGATAAAGTTTTAGAAGAAAAAAATAAAAATTAAAATTTTTTTGTTAATTTTGCATCCCGGTTTTGGGGCGGATAATTAAGTAATAATCAATAAAATATGGCTAAACAATCATCGATCGAGCAAGACGGCACAATTCGGGAAGCGTTATCTAACGCAATGTTCAGGGTTGAGTTGGAGAACGGTCATGAGATAATTGCACATATATCCGGTAAAATGCGGATGCACTACATCAAAATTCTTCCTGGTGACAGGGTGAAACTGGAGATGAGCCCGTATGACCTTACAAAAGGAAGAATAACCTACAGATATAAATAACAACGAGAGATGAAAGTTAGAGCATCCATTAAGAAACGCAGCGCTGATTGCAAGATCATTCGCCGTAACGGGAAACTTTACGTGATCAACAAAAAGAATCCTAAGTTCAAACAGCGTCAGGGATAATTACAAAGCACTTGTAACGATTCGTACAACGGTAGCCGCCGTTCGGTCGTTTACTTAAAAACAAACAAATATGGCAAGGATCTCCGGTATTGATTTACCAAAGAACAAAAGAGGTGTAATTGGTTTAACTTACATCTACGGCATTGGCCGCTCTACTGCAGAAGAAATTTTGAAACAAGCTGGCATTGATGAGAGTGTTAAGGTACAGGAATGGTCTGATGACCAGTTAACTGCTATCCGTACCATCATCAACGATCAGATAAAAGTTGAAGGTGCTTTACGTTCAGAAGTTCAGCTGAACATCAAACGTTTAATGGACATAGGTTGCTATCGTGGTACCCGTCACCGTAAAGGTTTACCTCTGCGTGGTCAGCGTACTAAGAACAACTCACGTACCCGTAAAGGTAAACGTAAGACAGTTGCTAACAAGAAAAAAGCTACTAAATAGTAATTGATTAATGGCAATGGGCAGCAATGCTCATTTGCTGTTAGGACTATATTAACATTAACAATTATGGGTCTTGGTTATGCAGTAACCTAATAATCCGTAAGCAACATTAAAAACAAAATGGCTAAAGCTAAAAAAGTTACCAAAAAGCGTATTGTTGTTGTAGAGTCAGTAGGCGAAGCACAC is part of the Mucilaginibacter terrenus genome and encodes:
- the infA gene encoding translation initiation factor IF-1; its protein translation is MAKQSSIEQDGTIREALSNAMFRVELENGHEIIAHISGKMRMHYIKILPGDRVKLEMSPYDLTKGRITYRYK
- the rpsM gene encoding 30S ribosomal protein S13, with protein sequence MARISGIDLPKNKRGVIGLTYIYGIGRSTAEEILKQAGIDESVKVQEWSDDQLTAIRTIINDQIKVEGALRSEVQLNIKRLMDIGCYRGTRHRKGLPLRGQRTKNNSRTRKGKRKTVANKKKATK
- the rpsN gene encoding 30S ribosomal protein S14, translated to MAKEGVKAREVKRAKLVAKYAEKRAALKAAGDYVALDALPKASSPVKLHNRCKLTGRPRGYMRQFGISRVTFREMALAGKIPGVKKASW
- the rplN gene encoding 50S ribosomal protein L14 codes for the protein MVQQESRLNVADNSGAKEVLVIRVLGGTGKRYASIGDKIVVTVKSALPSGNVKKGTVSKAVVVRTKKEIRRKDGSYIRFDDNAAVLLNNQDEPRGTRIFGPVARELREKQFMKIVSLAPEVL
- the rpmD gene encoding 50S ribosomal protein L30; its protein translation is MSKIKITQIKSVIDRSERQKKTVEALGLKKINHSVEVEATAAIIGMVKKVNHLVAVENI
- the rpsE gene encoding 30S ribosomal protein S5, whose protein sequence is MSTINIKRVKSSEIELKDRLVSIQRVAKVTKGGRTFSFSAIVVVGDENGVVGYGLGKAKEVTEAIAKGIDDAKKNLVKVPIINSTIPHDQIGKFSGGFVYIKPAANGTGVIAGGAMRAVLESAGVHNVLAKSKGSSNPHNVVKATVSALSQLRDAHTVAQQRGISLGKVFNG
- the ykgO gene encoding type B 50S ribosomal protein L36 — translated: MKVRASIKKRSADCKIIRRNGKLYVINKKNPKFKQRQG
- the rplO gene encoding 50S ribosomal protein L15; this translates as MNLSNLKPAEGSTKNKKRIGRGTGSGRGGTSTRGHKGAGSRSGTSSKVGFEGGQMPLQRRVPKVGFKNPNRVEYVGVNLDVLQALTEKYSLEAVDFATLKEHGLASRNDLIKILGRGELKAKLNVTAHAFTATAQKAIEAAGGTIVKL
- the rplX gene encoding 50S ribosomal protein L24; the protein is MEKKVTKPAKLKLRKGDLVQVIAGDAKGSQGKIAEVIIDKNRAIVEGVNMVSKHTKPNAANPNGGIVKQEAAIHISNLALVEPKTGKTTRVGRKLNDAGKLVRVSKKSGEEIK
- the rpsH gene encoding 30S ribosomal protein S8; translated protein: MNTDPIADYLTRVRNAIKANHRVVEIPASNLKKEITKVLFEKGYIANYKFEDNGPQGIIKVALKYHPITKVPAIRSVSRISKPGLRKYAGMDTLPRVLNGLGIAILSTSKGVMTDKEARAQNVGGEVLCYVY
- the rplR gene encoding 50S ribosomal protein L18 — translated: MKLSRRDRIKKGIRKRLSGSAARPRLSVYRSNKGIYAQIIDDVSGKTLVSASSLSKEFTADGNKSDQSTAVGKLVAEKAIAAGIKDVVFDRNGYLYHGRVKSLAEGAREAGLNF
- the rplE gene encoding 50S ribosomal protein L5, whose product is MAYVPRLKSKYKEEIRTALKDKFQYKSVMQVPKLEKIAINQGVGGATTDKKLIENTITELTTITGQQAVASKSKKDISNFKLRKNMPIGVRVTLRDNTMYEFLDRLIAVALPRIRDFKGINDKGFDGRGNYTLGISEQIIFPEINIDKINKIQGMDITFVTSATNDVEALELLKQFGLPFKNQTPTNNG
- the map gene encoding type I methionyl aminopeptidase, whose product is MSKIIYKSVEEIELIRESSLLVSKTHGEIAKVIGPGVTTLELNKLAETFIRDNGGVPAFLNYNGFPYSLCISLNDQVVHGFPSKHELREGDLVSVDCGVILHKYYGDSAFTFAIGEVDELTQKLMRVTRECLDLGVEKAVVGMRIGDIGHAVQQHAEKNGFGVVKELVGHGVGTRLHEKPEVPNYGKRGSGTKLEEGMVIAIEPMINAGRAGVKFWDDGWTVSTVDKKPSAHYEHTVAVKRGKADVLSTFSYIDKVLEEKNKN
- the secY gene encoding preprotein translocase subunit SecY produces the protein MKKFFTTLSNIWKIEDLRVRITNTLLFLLIYRVGSFIILPGVNAASVQNGKAKEGIVGLLNMFAGGSFSRSSIFALGVMPYISASIVVQLLGIAVPYFTKMQKEGESGRNKLNQWTRYLTIGITALQAIGYLKSQVSPDAMLIGNPWFLVLNTFVLTAGTLFVMWLGEKITDKGIGNGISLIIMVGIIAQLPAAFATEFQSRTGGPGGLITFIVEIVALLGVVMFTILIVQGTRKIAVQYAKRIVGNKQYGGVRQYIPLKVNAAGVMPIIFAQALMFIPTTVAQFFPNAASNGILISLSNYNSWQHNLVFAILIILFTYFYTAITVNPKQMSDDMKKNGGFIPGVAPGIATTNFIDEVISKITLPGSIFLAIVAIIPAIASMVGVSSLFARFFGGTSLIILVGVVLDTLQQIESHLLMRHYDGLMKTGRIKGRSSVPTAAGATPPAI
- the rpmC gene encoding 50S ribosomal protein L29 — protein: MKNSEIIGLTTEELTAKLSEEKTTLTKLKFAHAVSAIENPSRITKVRKEIARLNTEITKRKAASASN
- the rplF gene encoding 50S ribosomal protein L6 translates to MSRIGKAPIALTGGATVTVSADNVVTVKGPKGELHQAVDKDITIEQADGQLLVKRPTDQKRHKALHGLYRALLNNMVIGVTEGYKVQQELVGVGYRATNNGNTLDLVLGYSHHYVFELPQEIKVTTTADKGKNPTIILESNDKQLIGQVAAKIRSLRTPEPYKGKGIKFVGEVLRRKAGKSASKK
- the rpsQ gene encoding 30S ribosomal protein S17, whose translation is MERNLRKTRTGLVVSNKMEKSIVVAVERKVKHPIYGKFVKKTTKFMAHDETNTCGIGDTVLIMETRPLSKSKNWRLVQILERAK